A genomic segment from Nocardia cyriacigeorgica GUH-2 encodes:
- a CDS encoding DoxX family protein produces the protein MSDKSKDEPESAASTAEQRAVSSSEGGVGSPYDSPTGEFPAVGADRPKMTKQIPRTEEELGLDPDVDAPGSGPAAAKDADAKSADPDATYAYASIPPAAAPPAGAGTNRVRSRNGDNRRGTLDLGLFLLRLVVGGTFLYHGMQKLAGWFDGPGIDGTRQMMEKGGWDHPSLSAAMLIAGEVGGGILLILGLATPLAAGAVLAVILDAWAWKQGMHPDFQYTQGTGAVELETILAGTAAVIILTGPGRWALDRNRGWATRPAWGSFVVLLLAIAAAAGAWWYLHGGNPLVGIGPFD, from the coding sequence GTGAGCGACAAGTCGAAAGACGAGCCCGAATCCGCCGCGAGCACGGCGGAGCAGCGGGCGGTGTCATCGTCGGAGGGCGGCGTCGGCAGCCCCTACGATTCACCGACCGGCGAGTTCCCCGCGGTGGGCGCCGACCGTCCGAAGATGACCAAGCAGATCCCGCGCACCGAGGAGGAGCTAGGGCTCGACCCCGACGTCGACGCCCCCGGCTCCGGCCCCGCGGCCGCCAAGGACGCCGACGCGAAGAGCGCCGACCCCGACGCCACCTACGCCTACGCGAGCATCCCGCCCGCCGCCGCCCCACCCGCCGGTGCGGGCACCAACCGGGTGCGCAGCCGCAACGGCGACAACCGGCGCGGCACCCTCGATCTCGGCCTGTTCCTGCTGCGCCTGGTCGTCGGCGGCACCTTCCTCTACCACGGCATGCAGAAGCTGGCGGGCTGGTTCGACGGGCCCGGCATCGACGGCACCCGCCAGATGATGGAGAAGGGCGGCTGGGATCATCCGTCGCTGTCGGCCGCGATGCTCATCGCCGGTGAGGTCGGCGGCGGCATCCTGCTCATCCTCGGCCTGGCCACTCCGCTGGCCGCGGGCGCCGTGCTGGCCGTCATCCTGGACGCCTGGGCCTGGAAACAGGGCATGCATCCGGACTTCCAATACACCCAGGGCACCGGCGCGGTCGAGCTGGAGACCATCCTCGCGGGCACCGCCGCGGTCATCATCCTGACCGGCCCCGGTCGCTGGGCACTGGACCGTAACCGCGGCTGGGCCACCCGTCCCGCCTGGGGTTCGTTCGTCGTGCTGCTGCTCGCGATCGCCGCGGCGGCGGGTGCCTGGTGGTACCTGCACGGCGGCAACCCACTGGTCGGCATCGGCCCCTTTGACTGA
- a CDS encoding PQQ-dependent sugar dehydrogenase, with the protein MKSVGARRLVVGVVLGSMLLGGCARFDDSASSPFTPEPTLHGANIEPKKPDQPPTSTTRPSGPCIDPDPAVVATCLDTTGGLVSLGGSALVTERRTGRILKVVPEQPPVEIARVEVDGSGDGGLTDLALSPTYGEDGLLYAYITTGSDNRVVRIAPGGGPPKPVLTGIPKGATGNRGAIEFTAPDRLLVLTGDAGNPGAAAAQSSLAGKLLRVNSPSPGGSASPEVVISGIGTAGDICMDTTQGAWITDRTATEDRLQRLAPDGAVSTAWTWPDRPGVAGCAAAADGVAIALTGAKALALAVTDPDTHAVTAAPTLVAQDKYGQLSGAASGGDGTIWVSTVNKNEGGTPGPFDDRVVRIPPPAAGGGGPD; encoded by the coding sequence ATGAAGTCGGTTGGCGCGAGGCGCTTGGTGGTGGGGGTGGTGCTCGGCTCGATGCTGCTGGGTGGCTGCGCGCGGTTCGACGACTCCGCGTCCAGTCCGTTCACGCCCGAGCCGACGCTGCACGGCGCGAATATCGAACCGAAGAAACCCGACCAGCCGCCGACCTCGACCACCCGCCCGAGCGGGCCGTGTATCGACCCGGATCCGGCCGTGGTGGCGACCTGCCTCGACACCACCGGGGGCCTGGTCTCACTCGGCGGTTCCGCGCTGGTCACCGAGCGGCGCACCGGGCGCATCCTGAAAGTGGTGCCCGAGCAGCCGCCGGTGGAGATCGCGCGCGTCGAGGTCGACGGTTCCGGCGACGGCGGCCTGACCGATCTCGCGCTGTCGCCCACCTACGGCGAGGACGGCCTGCTCTACGCCTACATCACCACCGGCAGCGACAACCGGGTGGTGCGGATCGCGCCGGGCGGCGGCCCGCCGAAGCCGGTGCTGACCGGAATCCCGAAGGGCGCCACCGGCAATCGCGGGGCCATCGAGTTCACCGCGCCGGACCGGCTGCTGGTGCTGACCGGCGACGCGGGCAATCCCGGCGCGGCCGCGGCGCAGTCGTCGCTGGCGGGCAAGCTGCTGCGGGTGAACTCGCCCAGCCCCGGCGGCTCGGCCTCACCGGAGGTGGTCATCTCCGGGATCGGCACCGCCGGCGACATCTGCATGGACACCACCCAGGGCGCCTGGATCACCGACCGCACCGCCACCGAGGACCGGCTGCAGCGGCTGGCACCCGACGGCGCCGTCAGCACGGCGTGGACCTGGCCGGACCGTCCCGGCGTCGCCGGCTGCGCGGCCGCCGCCGACGGTGTGGCGATCGCGCTCACCGGTGCGAAGGCGCTGGCGCTGGCCGTCACCGATCCGGACACCCACGCGGTGACCGCGGCCCCGACCCTGGTCGCGCAGGACAAGTACGGGCAGCTCAGCGGCGCCGCGTCTGGCGGCGACGGGACCATCTGGGTGTCGACGGTCAACAAGAACGAGGGCGGTACGCCCGGCCCATTCGACGACCGCGTGGTGCGGATTCCGCCACCGGCCGCGGGTGGTGGCGGTCCGGACTGA